One Streptomyces sp. B21-105 genomic region harbors:
- a CDS encoding GNAT family N-acetyltransferase: MFSFLRPAALADAPAIAGLLNEIDLVEIGRPETDLHSVEAELKHPEVDLRRDSWLALDGDRPVVYGLLWDESGGERVDMDHYVLPDRQEAGLLVLAAMEARALEKARENGAERAVVHLNLNARPTTDVSLLRGRGWSVVRRHHVLRRGLDRAADLPPRVPAGVRLRPCAEEADRRRVHELFQATFAEHFDFHPRRYEQWLHDVDAAGLDWSLVWIAGTHDAGDCGFLMARDDREAMGWIPAIGVLREARGRGLAGLLLRHAFAAFAARGRDTVGLGVDTSNATGAPALYARHGMTLHYAVDTWEAVLR; this comes from the coding sequence ATGTTCTCCTTCCTGCGCCCCGCCGCCCTCGCCGACGCTCCGGCGATCGCCGGACTCCTCAATGAGATCGACCTGGTCGAGATCGGCCGTCCCGAGACGGATCTGCACTCCGTCGAGGCGGAGCTGAAGCATCCCGAGGTCGACCTGCGACGGGACTCCTGGCTCGCCCTCGACGGGGACCGGCCGGTGGTCTACGGCCTGTTGTGGGACGAGTCGGGCGGCGAGCGCGTCGACATGGACCACTACGTGCTGCCCGACCGGCAGGAGGCAGGGCTGCTCGTCCTGGCCGCGATGGAGGCGCGGGCGCTGGAGAAGGCCCGGGAGAACGGCGCCGAGCGGGCCGTGGTGCACCTGAACCTCAACGCACGGCCCACGACGGACGTCTCGCTGCTGCGGGGGCGGGGTTGGTCCGTGGTGCGGCGGCATCACGTGCTGCGCCGGGGTCTGGACCGGGCCGCCGACCTGCCGCCCCGGGTGCCCGCCGGGGTGCGGCTGCGGCCCTGCGCCGAGGAGGCGGACCGGCGGCGCGTCCACGAGCTGTTCCAGGCCACGTTCGCCGAGCACTTCGACTTCCACCCGCGCCGCTACGAGCAGTGGCTGCACGACGTGGACGCCGCCGGGCTCGACTGGTCGCTGGTGTGGATCGCCGGCACCCACGACGCCGGGGACTGCGGGTTCCTGATGGCCCGTGACGACCGTGAGGCCATGGGGTGGATACCGGCCATCGGCGTCCTGCGCGAGGCCCGGGGGCGCGGTCTCGCAGGGCTGCTGCTGCGGCACGCGTTCGCGGCGTTCGCCGCCCGGGGGCGGGACACCGTCGGGCTGGGCGTGGACACCTCCAACGCGACCGGCGCGCCCGCGCTGTACGCCCGTCACGGCATGACCCTGCACTACGCCGTGGACACCTGGGAGGCCGTCCTGCGGTGA
- a CDS encoding FAD binding domain-containing protein, whose translation MQLRLPSSVSEAQRCLAEGAVPVGGATLVWAGWQRDGFPEQAVSLRRLPEANAVGPEELGGAVLLHRVDATVPEVLHRAAGAVGTGAVRRAATVGGNIVGSTLRCLLPAALVLDARATVLTADGVYETDLAELLAKRLVLLALRWRTPLASGYRKLEGEAGGAPPLVVAVALHAGDEGRAHLRVAVRDGYDVLSGNAPYEPGAGAGTGAGEVLHALEGTELGELPADARDAVHDQVADVLARAAG comes from the coding sequence GTGCAGTTGCGTCTTCCCTCCTCCGTATCCGAAGCGCAGCGCTGTCTCGCCGAGGGCGCGGTACCGGTCGGCGGAGCCACGCTGGTGTGGGCGGGCTGGCAGCGGGACGGCTTTCCCGAGCAGGCCGTGTCGCTGCGCCGGCTGCCGGAGGCGAACGCGGTCGGCCCCGAGGAGCTCGGCGGGGCCGTGCTGCTGCACCGCGTCGACGCGACCGTGCCCGAGGTGCTGCACCGGGCGGCCGGCGCGGTGGGCACCGGCGCCGTCCGCCGGGCGGCCACGGTCGGCGGCAACATCGTCGGCAGCACCCTGCGCTGTCTGCTCCCCGCCGCCCTCGTCCTCGACGCCCGGGCCACGGTCCTGACCGCCGACGGCGTCTACGAGACCGACCTGGCCGAGCTGCTGGCCAAACGCCTCGTGCTGCTCGCCCTGCGCTGGCGCACACCGCTGGCCAGCGGCTACCGCAAGCTGGAGGGCGAGGCGGGCGGCGCGCCGCCCCTCGTCGTCGCCGTCGCGCTGCACGCCGGGGACGAGGGCCGCGCCCACCTGCGCGTGGCCGTCCGCGACGGTTACGACGTGCTCAGCGGGAACGCCCCCTACGAGCCCGGCGCCGGCGCCGGAACCGGCGCCGGGGAGGTGTTGCACGCCCTGGAGGGCACGGAGCTCGGCGAGTTGCCCGCCGACGCCCGGGACGCCGTACACGACCAGGTCGCCGACGTGCTGGCCCGCGCCGCCGGCTGA
- a CDS encoding RICIN domain-containing protein, with amino-acid sequence MARRIRSGRTLGAAALTALATGAALLSVPVQAHAEAAVTVTPDPSYQQEKFEGWGTSLVWFANATGDYPPAVREKLAKLLFGDDGLALNIARYNIGGGNAPDVKDYLRAGGAVEGWWKAPAGTTREDTDWWSADDPADWNKNADATQRWWVDRIKKDITHWETFSNSPPWFMTESGYVSGGFNANTDQLKADSVDDFAAYIAGATKRLEKAEGIKVDTVDPFNEPNTGYWGTRLDANGQPVGGRQEGAHIGPALQEKVLAALAPALKKAKTKAKISAMDETNPSIFATNWNSYSQASKDLVDQMNVHTYGTGQRTTVRDLAKAADKPLWMSEVEGDWGDGQSFTDMRPGLGLAQQMVNDLRELEPSAWVFWQPVEDYDNMKPGGESAKGGNWGEIQLPFSCTKSDTLKSCPIYTNTKFDTARNFTHFIKPGDKLIKVDDTSSAAAVTKNGKGVSLVHVNSTTAARTVTIDLSKFRTVKRGATVTPTVTSADGKLKQQAPVKVVDGKATYTVPAQSVTSFAVKGVSGVAKNAGLFSKGHSYTLTGVQSGKAVTVAANGKSLVIGSANGSTAQQWQLDARHGDKGARQRYVFANPAEGKRLAVRDNVPVVEPDTGERDPATEWIMSTTGDSTWTLINVATGRLLEVGGQATNEGSAVTTWQANSGSNQRWRVTDVTP; translated from the coding sequence ATGGCACGCCGTATCCGCAGCGGACGGACCCTCGGGGCCGCCGCACTCACCGCACTGGCCACCGGGGCCGCGCTTCTCAGCGTTCCCGTGCAGGCGCACGCCGAGGCCGCCGTCACCGTGACGCCGGACCCGTCGTACCAGCAGGAGAAGTTCGAGGGCTGGGGCACCAGCCTGGTCTGGTTCGCGAACGCCACCGGCGACTACCCGCCGGCGGTCCGCGAGAAGCTCGCCAAGCTGCTCTTCGGCGACGACGGGCTCGCGCTGAACATCGCCCGCTACAACATCGGCGGCGGCAACGCGCCGGACGTGAAGGACTACCTGCGCGCGGGCGGCGCAGTCGAGGGCTGGTGGAAGGCGCCCGCGGGCACCACCCGCGAGGACACCGACTGGTGGAGCGCGGACGACCCGGCGGACTGGAACAAGAACGCCGACGCCACCCAGCGCTGGTGGGTCGACCGCATCAAGAAGGACATCACCCACTGGGAGACGTTCAGCAACTCCCCGCCGTGGTTCATGACGGAAAGCGGTTACGTCTCGGGCGGGTTCAACGCCAACACCGACCAGCTGAAGGCCGACTCGGTCGACGACTTCGCAGCGTACATCGCGGGCGCGACCAAGCGGCTGGAGAAGGCCGAGGGCATCAAGGTCGACACCGTCGACCCGTTCAACGAGCCCAACACCGGCTACTGGGGCACCCGTCTCGACGCGAACGGCCAACCGGTCGGCGGCCGCCAGGAGGGCGCCCACATCGGTCCCGCGCTCCAGGAGAAGGTGCTCGCCGCGCTGGCGCCCGCGCTGAAGAAGGCGAAGACCAAGGCGAAGATATCGGCGATGGACGAGACCAACCCGTCCATCTTCGCGACGAACTGGAACTCCTACTCGCAGGCCTCCAAGGACCTCGTGGACCAGATGAACGTCCACACCTACGGCACCGGCCAGCGCACCACCGTCCGCGACCTCGCCAAGGCCGCCGACAAGCCGCTGTGGATGAGCGAGGTCGAGGGCGACTGGGGCGACGGGCAGAGCTTCACCGATATGCGTCCGGGCCTCGGGCTCGCCCAGCAGATGGTGAACGACCTGCGTGAACTGGAGCCCAGCGCCTGGGTGTTCTGGCAGCCGGTCGAGGACTACGACAACATGAAGCCGGGCGGCGAATCCGCCAAGGGCGGCAACTGGGGCGAGATCCAGCTCCCGTTCAGCTGCACCAAGTCGGACACCCTGAAGTCGTGCCCGATCTACACGAACACCAAGTTCGACACGGCCCGCAACTTCACGCACTTCATCAAGCCCGGCGACAAGCTCATCAAGGTGGACGACACCTCCAGCGCCGCCGCCGTGACGAAGAACGGCAAGGGCGTCTCCCTCGTCCACGTCAACTCCACCACCGCGGCCCGCACGGTCACCATCGACCTGTCGAAGTTCCGCACCGTCAAGCGGGGCGCGACGGTCACCCCGACCGTGACCAGTGCCGACGGCAAGCTGAAGCAGCAGGCCCCGGTCAAGGTCGTCGACGGCAAGGCCACCTACACCGTCCCCGCCCAGTCCGTGACCTCGTTCGCCGTCAAGGGCGTCTCGGGCGTCGCGAAGAACGCGGGCCTGTTCAGCAAGGGCCACTCGTACACGCTGACCGGCGTGCAGAGCGGCAAGGCGGTGACCGTCGCGGCCAACGGCAAGAGCCTGGTCATCGGGTCGGCCAACGGCAGCACCGCGCAGCAGTGGCAGCTCGACGCACGGCACGGCGACAAGGGCGCGCGCCAGCGGTACGTCTTCGCCAACCCGGCCGAGGGCAAGCGTCTCGCCGTCCGCGACAACGTGCCGGTGGTCGAGCCGGACACCGGCGAGCGGGACCCCGCCACCGAGTGGATCATGTCGACCACCGGTGACAGCACTTGGACGCTGATCAACGTGGCGACCGGACGTCTCCTCGAGGTCGGCGGCCAGGCGACCAACGAGGGCTCGGCCGTCACCACCTGGCAGGCCAACTCCGGCTCCAACCAGCGCTGGAGGGTCACGGACGTGACGCCGTAA
- a CDS encoding beta-galactosidase, whose amino-acid sequence MISTLQSRMLRGADGDPAPRLAYGADYNPEQWPRDVWEEDVRLMREAGVTVVSVGIFSWARIQPGPDTWDFGWLDEVMDLLHAGGIGVDLATATASPPPWLTTAHPEILPVTANGETLWPGARQHWRPTSPVFREHALRLVREIAGRYKDHPALVAWHVSNELGCHNVYDHSDDAARAFRVWLRARYGSLDALNHAWGTAFWSQRYSDWEQILPPRLAASHPNPTQQLDFKRFSSDALKDHLVAEREILREITPEIPVTTNFMVMGGTKGMDYPDWASEIDFVSNDHYVHPGPQDRDELSFSANLVSGIAGGRPWFLMEHSTSAVNWQPVNVAKRPGDLARDSLLHVAHGADAVCFFQWRQSAAGAEKYHSAMVPHAGPDSDLFRAVADLGAQLKTLAPVAGSEREPAAVGILYDWQSWWASEQDSHPTALLDYRQEALDWYSALLALGVRADLVTTSADLSRHQVLVAPVLHVVPAELAKELTRYAEQGGHLVTTYFSGIVDENDHVWLGGYPGALRDLLGVRIEEFGPLLAGESVELDDSTWGTLWTDRITVTDDDTEVLAHYRTGVHAGRPAVTRRSTGTGSASYVSTRLGVDGLRSLLPRLLEPAGVGSELPADVRGKVELTVRRGAGERFLFLVNRTDATVPVAGLEGEILIGSGGTDGAPVLGPRDVAVLRQPAR is encoded by the coding sequence ATGATCTCCACCCTCCAGTCCCGCATGCTGCGCGGGGCGGACGGTGACCCCGCTCCGCGTCTGGCCTACGGCGCCGACTACAACCCCGAGCAGTGGCCCCGGGACGTGTGGGAGGAGGACGTCCGGCTGATGCGGGAGGCCGGCGTCACCGTCGTCTCCGTGGGGATCTTCTCCTGGGCCCGCATCCAGCCGGGCCCGGACACCTGGGACTTCGGCTGGCTCGACGAGGTCATGGATTTGCTGCACGCGGGCGGGATCGGCGTCGACCTGGCCACCGCCACCGCGTCCCCGCCGCCGTGGCTGACCACCGCCCACCCCGAGATCCTGCCGGTCACGGCGAACGGCGAGACCCTGTGGCCGGGGGCGCGCCAGCACTGGCGGCCCACCTCGCCGGTCTTCCGCGAGCACGCCCTGCGGCTGGTCCGGGAGATCGCCGGACGTTACAAGGACCACCCGGCCCTCGTCGCCTGGCACGTCTCCAACGAGCTGGGCTGCCACAACGTCTACGACCACTCCGACGACGCCGCCCGCGCCTTCCGGGTCTGGCTGCGCGCCCGCTACGGCAGCCTCGACGCGCTCAACCACGCCTGGGGAACGGCGTTCTGGTCGCAGCGCTACAGCGACTGGGAGCAGATCCTGCCGCCCCGGCTGGCCGCCTCGCACCCCAACCCGACCCAGCAGCTGGACTTCAAGCGGTTCTCCTCGGACGCGCTCAAGGACCACCTGGTCGCCGAGCGGGAGATCCTGCGCGAGATCACCCCCGAGATCCCCGTCACCACCAACTTCATGGTGATGGGCGGCACCAAGGGCATGGACTACCCGGACTGGGCGAGCGAGATCGACTTCGTCTCCAACGACCACTACGTGCACCCCGGCCCGCAGGACCGCGACGAGCTGTCGTTCTCCGCGAACCTCGTCAGCGGCATCGCGGGCGGCCGGCCGTGGTTCCTGATGGAGCACTCCACCAGCGCGGTCAACTGGCAGCCCGTCAACGTGGCGAAGCGGCCCGGCGACCTGGCCCGTGACTCGCTGCTGCACGTGGCGCACGGCGCGGACGCGGTGTGCTTCTTCCAGTGGCGGCAGTCCGCGGCGGGCGCCGAGAAGTACCACTCGGCGATGGTTCCGCACGCCGGCCCCGACAGCGACCTCTTCCGCGCGGTCGCCGACCTCGGCGCCCAGCTCAAGACGCTGGCCCCGGTGGCGGGTTCGGAGCGCGAACCGGCCGCTGTCGGCATCCTCTACGACTGGCAGTCGTGGTGGGCGAGCGAGCAGGACTCGCACCCCACGGCCCTGCTGGACTACCGGCAGGAGGCGCTCGACTGGTACTCGGCCCTGCTCGCCCTCGGCGTGCGCGCCGACCTCGTCACCACCAGCGCCGACCTCTCCCGGCACCAGGTGCTCGTCGCGCCCGTGCTGCACGTCGTCCCCGCCGAGCTCGCCAAGGAGCTCACGCGGTACGCCGAGCAGGGCGGCCACCTCGTCACCACGTACTTCTCCGGGATCGTCGACGAGAACGACCACGTGTGGCTCGGCGGCTACCCGGGCGCCCTGCGCGACCTGCTCGGCGTGCGCATCGAGGAGTTCGGCCCGCTGCTCGCCGGGGAGAGCGTGGAGCTGGACGACTCCACCTGGGGCACCCTGTGGACGGACCGGATCACCGTGACCGACGACGACACCGAGGTGCTGGCGCACTACCGCACCGGAGTGCACGCCGGCCGCCCCGCCGTCACCCGGCGGTCCACCGGCACCGGCTCCGCCTCGTACGTCTCCACCCGGCTCGGCGTCGACGGGCTCCGCTCGCTGCTGCCGAGGCTGCTGGAGCCGGCCGGCGTCGGCAGCGAACTCCCCGCCGACGTGCGGGGCAAGGTCGAGCTGACCGTCCGCCGCGGCGCCGGGGAACGGTTCCTGTTCCTCGTCAACCGGACCGACGCGACGGTGCCGGTGGCCGGGCTGGAGGGAGAGATCCTGATCGGCTCCGGCGGCACGGACGGCGCGCCGGTGCTCGGCCCGCGGGACGTCGCCGTCCTGCGACAGCCCGCGCGCTAG
- a CDS encoding ABC transporter substrate-binding protein, producing the protein MRRTTSRILRGIALVSTLALGVTACGGSDDDSDTKAVSAGDLQAALDKGGDITVWAWEPTLKTVAADFQKKYPKVKVNLVSERSGDKHYTALSNAISAGKGVPDVAQVEYFALGQYSLTKGLTDLAPYGADKLASKYTPGPWNAVSDGDKVYGLPMDSGPMALFYNKTVFDKYKIAVPTTWDEYLDAARKLHKADPKAYITSDLGDAGLTTSLLWQAGSRPYKVDGTKLGVNFDDAGAKKFETVWQQLISEKLLAPVNGWTDDWYKGLGDGTIATLATGAWMPANFSTGVPNAKGQWRAAPMPAWTKGDKASAENGGSSLAVPSLAKNKELAYAFTEYANSGAGVATRVSEGAFPATKAELESPAFQSKKFDYFDGQEANKIFADSAANVASDWSYLPFQPYANSIFNDTVGKAYVSSTKLADGLKAWQNASVKYGEEQGFTIEK; encoded by the coding sequence ATGCGCAGAACAACGAGCCGCATCCTGCGCGGCATCGCCCTCGTCTCCACCCTGGCCCTGGGCGTCACCGCCTGCGGCGGCTCGGACGACGACTCCGACACCAAGGCCGTCTCCGCCGGCGACCTCCAGGCAGCCCTGGACAAGGGCGGCGACATCACGGTCTGGGCGTGGGAGCCCACCCTGAAGACCGTGGCCGCCGACTTCCAGAAGAAGTACCCCAAGGTCAAGGTCAACCTGGTCAGCGAGCGCTCCGGCGACAAGCACTACACCGCGCTGTCCAACGCGATCTCGGCCGGCAAGGGCGTCCCGGACGTCGCCCAGGTCGAGTACTTCGCGCTCGGCCAGTACTCCCTCACCAAGGGCCTGACCGACCTGGCCCCCTACGGCGCCGACAAGCTGGCGTCGAAGTACACGCCGGGCCCGTGGAACGCGGTCAGCGACGGCGACAAGGTCTACGGCCTGCCGATGGACTCGGGTCCGATGGCGCTGTTCTACAACAAGACGGTCTTCGACAAGTACAAGATCGCCGTCCCCACCACCTGGGACGAGTACCTGGACGCGGCCCGCAAGCTCCACAAGGCCGACCCGAAGGCGTACATCACCAGCGACCTCGGTGACGCGGGCCTCACCACCTCCCTGCTGTGGCAGGCCGGTTCGCGCCCCTACAAGGTCGACGGCACCAAGCTCGGCGTCAACTTCGACGACGCGGGCGCCAAGAAGTTCGAGACGGTCTGGCAGCAGCTGATCAGCGAGAAGCTGCTCGCCCCGGTCAACGGCTGGACCGACGACTGGTACAAGGGCCTGGGCGACGGCACCATCGCCACCCTGGCCACCGGCGCCTGGATGCCCGCCAACTTCAGCACCGGCGTGCCGAACGCCAAGGGCCAGTGGCGCGCGGCGCCGATGCCGGCCTGGACCAAGGGCGACAAGGCGAGCGCGGAGAACGGCGGCAGCTCGCTGGCCGTCCCGTCGCTGGCCAAGAACAAGGAACTCGCCTACGCCTTCACCGAGTACGCCAACTCCGGCGCCGGTGTCGCCACCCGCGTCAGCGAGGGCGCCTTCCCCGCCACCAAGGCGGAGCTCGAGTCGCCCGCGTTCCAGAGCAAGAAGTTCGACTACTTCGACGGCCAGGAGGCGAACAAGATCTTCGCCGACTCCGCCGCGAACGTGGCGAGCGACTGGTCGTACCTCCCGTTCCAGCCGTACGCCAACTCGATCTTCAACGACACGGTCGGCAAGGCGTACGTCTCCAGCACCAAGCTGGCGGACGGCCTGAAGGCCTGGCAGAACGCCTCGGTCAAGTACGGCGAGGAGCAGGGCTTCACCATCGAGAAGTAG
- a CDS encoding carbohydrate ABC transporter permease, translating to MSTSVTASPAKSAAPGLRTPRKKHTPGKPRRNVLLTVLMALMVLYTVVPLIWLVINSTKTQAGLADSGGLWFAHDFALWDNVRDTFTYHDGIFGRWLLNTLLYVGLGAGGATLLAVLGGYALAKFQFPGRRAVFAVVIGAVAVPGTALAVPTFLMFSKMGLTDTPWAVIIPSLVSPFGLYLMWVFAAEAIPTELLEAARMDGASEVRTFFQVALPLLAPGIVTVLLFTTVATWNNYFLPLIMLKDPDWYPLTLGLSAWSSQAQTIGGDVIFNLVITGSLLTILPLIAAFLFLQKYWQSGLAAGSVKE from the coding sequence TCTGTCACCGCCTCCCCCGCGAAGAGCGCCGCGCCCGGACTGCGCACCCCCCGTAAGAAGCACACCCCCGGCAAGCCGAGGCGCAACGTGCTGCTGACGGTGCTGATGGCCCTGATGGTCCTCTACACCGTGGTGCCGCTGATCTGGCTGGTCATCAACTCGACGAAGACCCAGGCCGGCCTGGCCGACTCAGGCGGCCTCTGGTTCGCCCACGACTTCGCCCTGTGGGACAACGTCCGGGACACCTTCACCTACCACGACGGCATCTTCGGCCGCTGGCTGCTGAACACCCTGCTGTACGTGGGGCTCGGCGCGGGCGGCGCGACGCTGCTGGCCGTGCTCGGCGGGTACGCGCTGGCGAAGTTCCAGTTCCCCGGCAGGCGCGCCGTGTTCGCCGTGGTGATCGGCGCGGTGGCCGTGCCGGGTACGGCGCTGGCGGTGCCCACCTTCCTGATGTTCAGCAAGATGGGGCTGACCGACACCCCGTGGGCGGTCATCATCCCGTCGCTGGTGTCGCCGTTCGGCCTCTATCTGATGTGGGTGTTCGCCGCCGAGGCGATCCCGACCGAGCTGCTGGAGGCGGCCCGGATGGACGGGGCGAGCGAGGTGCGGACCTTCTTCCAGGTGGCGCTGCCGCTGCTGGCCCCCGGGATCGTGACCGTCCTGCTGTTCACCACGGTCGCCACCTGGAACAACTACTTCCTCCCCCTGATCATGCTGAAGGACCCCGACTGGTACCCGCTGACGCTGGGTCTGAGCGCCTGGAGCTCCCAGGCGCAGACCATCGGCGGTGACGTGATCTTCAACCTGGTGATCACGGGGTCCCTGCTGACGATCCTTCCGCTGATCGCCGCCTTCCTGTTCCTCCAGAAGTACTGGCAGTCCGGCCTCGCCGCCGGAAGCGTCAAGGAGTGA